From a single Micromonospora carbonacea genomic region:
- the lepA gene encoding translation elongation factor 4 gives MPPTLDSGANAPGATDPARIRNFCIIAHIDHGKSTLADRMLQLTGVVDPRQMRAQYLDRMDIERERGITIKSQAVRMPWTIREGDRAGEQAVLNMIDTPGHVDFTYEVSRSLAACEGALLLVDAAQGIEAQTLANLYLALENDLKIIPVLNKIDLPAAQPEKYAEELAHLIGGDPADCIRVSGKTGDGVPYLLDEIVRQFVPPVGDAAAPARAMIFDSVYDVYRGVVTYVRVIDGRISARDRIKMMSTGAVHELLEIGVISPEMVKADALGVGEVGYLITGVKDVRQSRVGDTVTINGRPATQALGGYKDPKPMVYSGLYPIDGSDYPNLREALDKLKLNDAALDYEPETSGALGFGFRCGFLGLLHLEIIRERLEREYNLDLISTAPNVVYRAITEDGQELVVTNPSEYPTGRIAEVYEPVVRATVLTPNDYVGAVMELCQGRRGSLLGMDYLSADRVELRYTLPLAEIIFDFFDQLKSRTKGYASLDYEPSGEQASDLVKVDILLHGEPVDAFSAIVHKDKAYNYGVTIAAKLRNLIPRQQFEVPIQAAIGSRVIARETIRAIRKDVLAKCYGGDISRKRKLLEKQKEGKKRMKMVGRVEVPQEAFIAALSSDSGDGKAAGKK, from the coding sequence GTGCCACCGACGCTCGATTCCGGCGCGAACGCTCCTGGTGCCACCGACCCGGCGCGCATCCGGAACTTCTGCATCATCGCCCACATCGACCATGGGAAGTCGACCCTGGCCGACCGGATGTTGCAGCTCACCGGTGTGGTCGACCCCCGGCAGATGCGCGCGCAGTACCTGGACCGGATGGACATCGAGCGCGAGCGCGGCATCACCATCAAGAGCCAGGCCGTGCGGATGCCGTGGACGATCCGGGAGGGCGACCGGGCCGGCGAGCAGGCCGTCCTCAACATGATCGACACCCCGGGGCACGTCGACTTCACGTACGAGGTGTCCCGGTCCCTGGCCGCCTGCGAGGGCGCGCTGCTGCTGGTCGACGCCGCGCAGGGCATCGAGGCGCAGACCCTGGCGAACCTCTACCTGGCGCTCGAGAACGATCTGAAGATCATTCCGGTGCTCAACAAGATCGACCTGCCGGCCGCCCAGCCCGAGAAGTACGCCGAGGAGCTGGCCCACCTGATCGGCGGCGACCCGGCGGACTGCATCCGGGTCTCCGGCAAGACCGGCGACGGGGTGCCGTACCTGCTCGACGAGATCGTCCGGCAGTTCGTCCCGCCGGTCGGCGACGCCGCCGCGCCCGCCCGCGCGATGATCTTCGACTCGGTGTACGACGTCTACCGGGGCGTGGTCACCTACGTCCGGGTGATCGACGGTCGGATCAGCGCCCGGGACCGGATCAAGATGATGTCGACCGGCGCGGTCCACGAGCTGCTGGAGATCGGCGTCATCTCCCCGGAGATGGTGAAGGCCGACGCGCTCGGCGTCGGCGAGGTGGGTTACCTGATCACCGGCGTGAAGGACGTCCGCCAGTCCCGGGTCGGTGACACCGTCACCATCAACGGCAGGCCCGCGACCCAGGCCCTCGGCGGCTACAAGGACCCGAAGCCGATGGTCTACTCCGGCCTCTACCCGATCGACGGGTCCGACTACCCCAACCTGCGCGAGGCGCTGGACAAGCTCAAGCTCAACGACGCCGCGCTGGACTACGAGCCGGAGACCTCGGGCGCGCTCGGGTTCGGCTTCCGCTGCGGCTTCCTCGGCCTGCTGCATCTGGAGATCATCCGGGAGCGGCTGGAGCGGGAGTACAACCTCGACCTGATCTCCACCGCCCCGAACGTGGTCTACCGGGCCATCACCGAGGACGGCCAGGAACTGGTGGTGACCAACCCGAGCGAGTACCCCACCGGCAGGATCGCCGAGGTGTACGAGCCGGTGGTGCGGGCCACGGTCCTGACCCCGAACGACTACGTCGGCGCGGTCATGGAGCTGTGCCAGGGTCGCCGGGGCAGCCTGCTCGGCATGGACTACCTCTCGGCCGACCGCGTCGAGCTGCGCTACACCCTGCCCCTGGCCGAGATCATCTTCGACTTCTTCGACCAGCTCAAGAGCCGCACCAAGGGCTACGCCTCGCTGGACTACGAGCCCTCCGGCGAGCAGGCGTCCGACCTGGTGAAGGTGGACATCCTGCTGCACGGCGAGCCGGTGGACGCGTTCAGCGCCATCGTGCACAAGGACAAGGCGTACAACTACGGCGTCACCATCGCCGCGAAGCTGCGCAACCTGATCCCGCGCCAGCAGTTCGAGGTGCCGATCCAGGCGGCCATCGGCAGCCGGGTGATCGCCCGGGAGACCATCCGGGCGATCCGCAAGGACGTGCTCGCCAAGTGCTACGGCGGCGACATCAGCCGCAAGCGCAAGCTGCTGGAGAAGCAGAAGGAGGGCAAGAAGCGGATGAAGATGGTGGGCCGGGTCGAGGTCCCCCAGGAGGCGTTCATCGCCGCCCTCTCGTCCGACTCCGGCGACGGCAAGGCCGCCGGCAAGAAGTGA
- a CDS encoding GlsB/YeaQ/YmgE family stress response membrane protein translates to MELTVWGIITAIVVGLIVGALGRLVVPGRQNMPIWLHMLIGIGAALLGTVLARAMGIATETAGVDWGELLVQVVLAAIAVALVAGVGRRRSVTHR, encoded by the coding sequence GTGGAGCTCACCGTTTGGGGCATCATCACCGCCATCGTCGTTGGTCTCATCGTCGGCGCGCTGGGCCGCCTGGTCGTCCCGGGTCGGCAGAACATGCCGATCTGGCTGCACATGCTGATCGGCATCGGCGCGGCCCTGCTCGGCACCGTGCTCGCCCGGGCGATGGGCATCGCCACCGAGACCGCCGGCGTGGACTGGGGTGAGCTGCTGGTCCAGGTCGTCCTGGCCGCCATCGCCGTGGCCCTGGTCGCCGGGGTGGGCCGCCGCCGCAGCGTCACCCACCGGTAA
- a CDS encoding GlsB/YeaQ/YmgE family stress response membrane protein, whose product MTVVGIITALIVGLIVGALGRLVVPGRQNMPIWLHMLIGVGAALLGTVLARAVGIATETAGIDWAELLVQVVVAAIAVAIVAGVGGRRSVTHR is encoded by the coding sequence ATGACCGTTGTCGGAATCATCACCGCGCTCATCGTCGGTCTGATCGTGGGCGCGCTGGGCCGCCTGGTCGTCCCGGGTCGGCAGAACATGCCGATCTGGCTGCACATGCTGATCGGCGTGGGCGCGGCCCTGCTCGGCACCGTGCTCGCCCGGGCGGTGGGCATCGCCACCGAGACCGCCGGCATCGACTGGGCCGAGCTGCTCGTGCAGGTCGTGGTCGCCGCCATCGCGGTCGCGATCGTGGCCGGGGTGGGCGGTCGCCGCAGCGTCACCCACCGGTAA